The [Clostridium] colinum genome includes the window ACTATTAATAGGAACATTACCTATTTTACCAGCTGTAACACATCTTATATTAACATTACCCATATCTATTATGTTTTTTTGTTCTATTGCCTCAAAACGAATAAGCCCTTCTGTTTCAAATATATCTCCAATATTAATAGTCCCATTACCTTTTACAGTAACAACACCTTGAGAATATGTAGCCTTTTTTCTTTCTATACCTGTACGTTGTGTAATAAACCTTTCAAGCTCTGTACCTGTTAAGTTATTTATATCTAACTTACTAGATACAATAGTTAAACTTTTTAAAGTATCACACATTCTAATGGATATAGCTTTTAGAATATCCCACAAAAAATATCCTTTTCTTTTTTCATAAGTATCTGGTATTCCCTGTAAAATCTCTTCTAAAATTTCATTAGATTTTTTATTAAAATTCAAGTTCTACCACCTCATTAATATTTAAAATTTCATGATTATGTAAAAAACAAGTAAAAGTTATATTTAAAAATGTATTTTCAAACTCAAATTTAAAATTATCTACATCTTTTATAAAAGGGTGGTTTAAAAGTTGTTCTGTTATCTCCCTTTTAGTTTCAGACAATATAAACCCTTTATGATAAACTTTATTTCCCATATAATTATGTATAGATAACCCAAAGTTTTCATCATCATCTATTGTATACACTTTAAAAGTATTTATTTTTGTCCTTAAAATGACTTGTATAAATTGCCTTATATTTTCTTGAAAATCACACTCTACAAATTTTCCGTCTATAATAATATGTCTTCCTTTTTGAAAGTCAAATTTAAAGCATTTACCTAAAGTAATAGGCTTACTATCTTCTATTTCCATAATATTATAATTTATTTTAGGAAACATATAATCACTCCTTTAAAGGTAAAAATTCTTTAAAATATCCAAGTATAATAAGTTCTTGATTATTTTCTGTCATAGTA containing:
- a CDS encoding DUF2634 domain-containing protein: MFPKINYNIMEIEDSKPITLGKCFKFDFQKGRHIIIDGKFVECDFQENIRQFIQVILRTKINTFKVYTIDDDENFGLSIHNYMGNKVYHKGFILSETKREITEQLLNHPFIKDVDNFKFEFENTFLNITFTCFLHNHEILNINEVVELEF